DNA from Osmerus mordax isolate fOsmMor3 chromosome 2, fOsmMor3.pri, whole genome shotgun sequence:
CAGATAATTTCTCCAGACATGTGTCACCTGCTATCAGTACAGTTTGGGTGGGCTTGGGAGCCTTTTTCCCTTCTTAGCGAAACGGAGACAGTCATTCTCAACTAGGGCCAGCTGTTTACAATTCATCAGTGCAAGTTGTTAATGATTTCAAGGCTCCGCTCAATCACAAAATTAAGTAGGTAGGCTATACTTTCCCGAGACTGTCAACTGAGTGTCTGACAGATGAAGGCACTGCCTTTGACCTCACATACAGTAGGAATGTTGTTATCCCCATCTCTTTACCTTTACTCACTTCCATGCTGTATTCAAGGCCATAACCTTTAGAATGAActagtgtgtttttctgtgatgTGTTAACAGAGTGCAGCTGATGCAGTATGTCATCTATGGCATCGCCTCCTTCTTTTTCCTGTATGGGATTATACTGCTAGCGGAGGGCTTCTACACCACCAGCGCGGTCAAGGAGCTGCACAGCGAGTTCAAGACCACCATCTGTGGACGCTGCATCAGTGGCTTGGTGAGTCGCTTTCACCTCCACCACAGATCTCGAACTGAACTCTTATCACGACAGCTGCAGATGTTCTACACGTCTTATGTTCGACCACGTGAGGCATTGCGACCGTCGCCGAGGACCTAATGAGGTATTCATGGTGTGCGTTTGTGGTCTTAGTTTGTGTTCCTGACTTACATCCTGGGCGTGGCCTGGCTGGGCGTGTTCGGCTTCTCTGCCgtgcctgtcttcctcttctACAACATGTGGTCCACCTGCGCCGCCATGAGGTCCCCCATGGCCAACCTCACCAACCTGGACTCCATCTGCGTTGACGTCCGTCAGTACGGTAGGAGACGGACACTCAACCATTCCGCCCCGGGCCACAACAAGCCGCATTCTAGAATAAACCATATTCAACATCGCATAAAGAGCATATTCTTTGTTCTGACCCACCCACCATTCTTTTATTTCTGGACATGGCCGACACTGATACATTTTAGAGAGGCTGTGGATCACTGCTCTTTATTGGTATGTTAAACTCCGGCCAGGTCCACCTGGCTCCGAGCCAACACAGTAGTGTGGTGGATAATAAATGTTACAGAAAACCACAAGTGGTATCTGTTCTCCTGCTCGTGTGTTTCCACTGCGTCTTTATCCCCTCACAGGCCAGCCTTTTACTGCAGCTGTGGGATCAAATAACCCCAATTGTTCACTTTGCTGAGGTTCATTGCTTTGATATGTTCAACTCATCAGTTACATTATGGTATTCTAATGTAGGATTGGTCCCCTGTACAATTACGCTGCAAATTCTTCTGACTACGGACCACTGATATTTTACTATGACTGTGGCTCATTTATTGCAACACTATTTGACTTTTATGAAGATGATATATCGGACACTTTCTGTGTAAATATTAACCATTTGATGAACCATGTAATGACTGCAGGAATTATCCCATGGAACGCTACGCCAGGCAAAGCTTGCGGGTCCACACTAGGAGACATCTGCAACACCAGCGAGGTAGGAGAACTCAAGTTGCAAAAGAACAGCCAATCTGGAAGTGTGCCAGTGGAATAATGATTAGGACAAAACTTTAAAACTTCACAAGCTCACACATTGGAAAGCTCACAGTGAGAAGGCACGGACCAAATCTAATCATTGCATGTtcatgtatttgtttgtttccCCTCCAGTTCTACTTATCTTACCACCTGTACATTGTAGCGTGTGCTGGAGCTGGGGCCACCGTCATTGCTCTGGTaagcatctctcctctcctctcatcctctcccctagTCCATTCTCGCACGGTTTGAATCTGTAGACCATGAGTACAgtgctcctccctccatctcccatgtGGTTTATGTAAGTGCTCTAAGGAAGATTACACATAGGCTTTTTACACAGATACATGTTCTGTAGACCATCTGCCTAGATAGAGGCCCCCAGCTCCAGTCTTATTTAAGCAACAATGGTACCGGATGAACTGTGACTCACCGATGTCTATATCAAAGACAAACTTCGTGAAGGCTATAAAAATGATATTTAAAAAGAGATATTAGAAAGGGAGTGTGTGAATAATTATATCGGTTAATTTGATCCATTAGCAGTTATATCAGGCTGTTCGTATTTCAAACCACCAGTTGCTAATTTGGTGTGTGGAGATTCGTAGCTACTGGAGTGATTTCTTACCTCCTTTATTCTGTTCTCTTCCACCAGCTGATCTACATGATGGCTACCACTTATAACTTTGCTGTTTTGAAGTTTAAGAGTCGAGAAGACTGCTGCACTAAGTTTTAATTCCTCTTAAGAAAACAGCACAGCGCAGTCTATGACACTGCACTGGGTAGAGACAGCAGCCACTCACATCAATGGACTAAAAACTGAAAAATAGACAAAAAAGCATCTCTCCATTAGAAATTCACAGTAAAAGTGTAAATAGCTGATTGTATGCATCTTTTAGCGTTTTATATCCAGGTAGAGGCCTCTCTGAGAGGCCCCCGTGGAGAGTGGGCGTCAGAATGAAGTGGTATAAAATTGGCAGGATTCTCCTTTACCCCAGCGTTTTTAGGGATCTCATAAATGATAAAACAGCCCTTTCAGCTGATAGCACTGATATGATTGACTATGAGAAAAAATAACTGACTCTGTTATGATGCTGTTCTTCTGTCCGTGTCAAAGATAAGTTCTCCACAGCCAAGGCTTCTTATTTAAAGCGATGAAGTACAGTATTTGTTCGTCGTGCCACATTTCAGACATTTCTACTTCGGCAAAGTGCCTTATTCCCAATTCTGTCTTAGTTTTAATCATTTATACTTTTCTATTTTCTTGATGCAAGCCAGGGGAGCCACAAAGTGTTACACAGAGAATGTTCAGTATTACTTCTGTCACACTAGATCCTAAATGTAGCTTGACACGTTTCATCTGCAGTGTCTGATGAAATTGACAAGATGTACAGTTCTGTACAGTAGAATTCAAattaactgcacacacacatacctagcAAGTATTATAAAAGTAAGGCCAGTACCAGAGGTATACTGCTGCTGGTCATCTATAGCCTCACTTTAAGACTTCATATATTTTATAAAGAAGGTTTCTTTTTCCTATTTTAGAAGAGTAAGTGTCTTTTTTTATGAGACCTGATGCCTTTATAGGTTCAGCT
Protein-coding regions in this window:
- the gpm6bb gene encoding glycoprotein M6Bb isoform X2, producing the protein MGCFECCIKCLGGVPYASLVATILCFSGVALFCGCGHVALTGTVTILENHFSKVTSDHAMLTDIVQLMQYVIYGIASFFFLYGIILLAEGFYTTSAVKELHSEFKTTICGRCISGLFVFLTYILGVAWLGVFGFSAVPVFLFYNMWSTCAAMRSPMANLTNLDSICVDVRQYGIIPWNATPGKACGSTLGDICNTSEFYLSYHLYIVACAGAGATVIALLIYMMATTYNFAVLKFKSREDCCTKF
- the gpm6bb gene encoding glycoprotein M6Bb isoform X1, with the protein product MGCFECCIKCLGGVPYASLVATILCFSGVALFCGCGHVALTGTVTILENHFSKVTSDHAMLTDIVQLMQYVIYGIASFFFLYGIILLAEGFYTTSAVKELHSEFKTTICGRCISGLFVFLTYILGVAWLGVFGFSAVPVFLFYNMWSTCAAMRSPMANLTNLDSICVDVRQYGIIPWNATPGKACGSTLGDICNTSEFYLSYHLYIVACAGAGATVIALIHFLMILSANWAYLKDASHMHAYQDIKLKEEQELQDIQSRSKECLNSYT